CAATGACACCTTCGTCTATCTTCTGGATGATACCAATATCTCCTACGACCATATTCAGGAATTTTACCTGAATGTCGGGCCTCAGGTGCCCGAACCCTCGACCTACGCGGCTGCGGTTGGACTGCTCACGCTTCTGGCCACTGTCCTCATCCGGCGTCGGTGCGTTACCCGGAAATTCTAAGCTCACGCTTTTCCCCAAATCCAAGAATTCTGAAACTCCCCTTTTATTGTTATGAATAGATTCGCTGCGCGGGTATGGATATTAATCGTGTGTGCCAGAGCAATGGCCTCTGCTGCCACTACGGACGGAGACATCACCAATGTAATGGATGCGGGTGGAACTGAAGCTTCCCCGGCCCAGTACATACTGGGCGCGTCAGGCCCCTACGATTTGAGTTTAGATGGGACGAGGGTTGGGGACTCCACAAGCTGGAACCAATTGACCATACAGCACGAATCGACTCTCACCATTAGTTCTGGGCGTGGATTGACTGTGGGTAGTCTGGAAGGAAGCCATAACAATCGTGTCGATCTCAACGCCTCCAGTTTGCGTGCAGACTGGGTTGATTTGGGATTTTCGGGGCATGAGAACCAAATGAACATCTACAACGGCAGCACGGTCAGTACGACTGAGGATTTTCGTATTGGCTACAACGCCTCTGCAACTGGTAATAGTGCCACTGTCAGCGGGACAGGATCAAGCCTGACGACAGGCACCTATCTGACGGTGGGTTTCTACTCGAGCGAGAATAAGCTGAGCATCACAAATGGAGGTCAGGTTACGACAGGAGGAGGTGTGACGATTGGCAATGGTGATTCTTGGTCCGGTTCTGGAAACAAAAATCAGGTGGTGGTTGCTGGCTCTCAATCCCGCTTGAGCGTAACCTCCGGGACGCTATGGGTGGGCCGTCTGGGAGATGAAAACACCGTCCTGGTCGAGGGTGGTGCATTTGTAAATGCGGCCGATGATGTGATTATTGGGGCTCAGGGTGGCAACAACAATGACATTACGCTCAGCGGATTTAACTCCATCTTATACGTTGAGAATTCGCTATCATTAGGAGGTGTTAATCCCATAACGAGTTCCTACTCTGGCGGAAATACTCTAACGGTCGAAGATGGCTCCCTGGTTAATGTCGGCTCTATCGTGATCAAAGAGGGAAATGAGGCTGCCGGGGATAATGTCATCCGCCTGAACGGAGGTTACATTGCCTTGTGGGGTGACGTGAGCCCAGAAGTCGATGGATGGCTGAACGATGGACTCATCCTGGTGTGGAACCCTGAAACCTTGTCCTGGGAAGATGCGCTCGGCAGCGAATACTTTGATGTGAGGTACCTTGAATCACCGGAGGATGCTCTCGCTTTTACCGGCTATGACGACCTTGGTGGATACACCATTTTGACATCCATGGTGCCCGAGCCCTCGACCTATGCGGCAGCTTTCGCGGTCCTGGCCCTTCTTGCTGTATGCATGATTCGGCGTCGTCGCCCCCGCATGGAATCGTTTGCGTGCGATAGCGTCAGGTGAATAGCCGCCTGTCGCCCGGCTCTCACGTCTTTCCCGCATGAGCGGCTGAAGTAGGCATTTCAATCAGGAAGCGGTGTCTTCCTAAAGCCCGCAGGTGGTGTCTGCGAGGTAGCTAAGTAAGGCCCGCATTGCCCGTCTCCCTGGGAGTGCGGGCCTGCGGCGTGGGTGGTGGATGGGGTGCGAGGATGGCCCCGAAAAAAGTCGTATCAAGGATGCGAGGATACTCTCAACGACGAGAGGCCTGCGGCGTTACAGCAGGTGAACCGAAAGCTCGGACTCGGGGGCGACCTCTTCCAAGTGCATTTGCAAGTAGCTGCATAAGATATCGCGGCGGTTTTGTTCCGATAGTCCCGGCAGCGAAAGCACGCGCCGGATAAAAAGGTGGCCAGGGAGTCGCCCTTTTAGAACGTCGTACATTCGGGCTCGGTCTGAGTCGAGTGCCCGGGCAAACTCGACACGATTAAGTCCTTTTTCTTCGCGGATGCTTTCCAGTACGTCAGAGAATTTTTTCGTTTTCATGGAGGATTCTTGTTGTCTTTTTTGTGTAGCCATATAAGCTACAGACACAAGCGTTGTTCGTTAATTAATCAACAGAAAAACCATGAGAGCAGCAAAGAAAATCGCTCAAAACTCAAATCTAACTA
This genomic interval from Ruficoccus sp. ZRK36 contains the following:
- a CDS encoding PEP-CTERM sorting domain-containing protein (PEP-CTERM proteins occur, often in large numbers, in the proteomes of bacteria that also encode an exosortase, a predicted intramembrane cysteine proteinase. The presence of a PEP-CTERM domain at a protein's C-terminus predicts cleavage within the sorting domain, followed by covalent anchoring to some some component of the (usually Gram-negative) cell surface. Many PEP-CTERM proteins exhibit an unusual sequence composition that includes large numbers of potential glycosylation sites. Expression of one such protein has been shown restore the ability of a bacterium to form floc, a type of biofilm.) codes for the protein MNRFAARVWILIVCARAMASAATTDGDITNVMDAGGTEASPAQYILGASGPYDLSLDGTRVGDSTSWNQLTIQHESTLTISSGRGLTVGSLEGSHNNRVDLNASSLRADWVDLGFSGHENQMNIYNGSTVSTTEDFRIGYNASATGNSATVSGTGSSLTTGTYLTVGFYSSENKLSITNGGQVTTGGGVTIGNGDSWSGSGNKNQVVVAGSQSRLSVTSGTLWVGRLGDENTVLVEGGAFVNAADDVIIGAQGGNNNDITLSGFNSILYVENSLSLGGVNPITSSYSGGNTLTVEDGSLVNVGSIVIKEGNEAAGDNVIRLNGGYIALWGDVSPEVDGWLNDGLILVWNPETLSWEDALGSEYFDVRYLESPEDALAFTGYDDLGGYTILTSMVPEPSTYAAAFAVLALLAVCMIRRRRPRMESFACDSVR